TGATTCTCTTGTCACTGGATTGGGGGCAGACGAAAATGATGCAGACGACACAGTTGGTTCCTTCCAAATATGTTCAGGACACGTATGTACATGGCTCGATGAAGATGGAGATCGATAGAGTTAGGGATGACGGAGAAGCTATACTTGAATTTATGGTATATGCTCCAATTAGAGGTCATCACTTAGAGAGGTTCAAACAAAATTGCCCCAATTATCTCAACATCCGTTTTTTAGTCATTTTATCGACATATTCGCCTAATCTTAAAAGACGTCAAGGGTCATCTAAAACGATCTTATACGTAGAAAGAAAGAAAGTTGGGTGCAGGTGACCACTCGATAATCAAATCTGTTAATCTGAAGGATGTTAGGCCATTTTTGGAGATGGCCATCATCTCGTTGGAAACTATGGCATGATGGAACATGTAGAGGTTGAAGTCTTGAAGCTTCCATGGTGGTTTGTGGGTCTTTTAGAGCAAAACAGGTCTACAGTACTCTTTATCTTTTCCACCCAAAAATACTCGGACGGACGAGTTTAGCATGATCAGTTCCAAAAGAAGACAGCTTCAAACACAACAAAGACGCTCACAGAAATATCCATACATGAAAGCAGATATTATTGAAGGGGTTGACTCTCCTCTCTGGAAAGTTAAAACTCATACTGAGAATCCAGAAGAACCATCACAACAGAGCGAGTTGGGACAAGGTTATCGATGAAAATTTTTGAATATCCAAGTTACTGGAGTTGAAAACGAAGACCAAATACAACTTTATTTCACAGCATTCTTTACCACATTTAAACTACATAAGTTGCATGTACTCTGAAAGAATTTTCAATATCTACTATTGCTTTCAGACATCTGATTCTAACACGTAAAATTGACAAAACATTTCGATCAAAAATTGACATATAACAAGCATTACAGAATGGATGAATTTTTTCCTTAACATACAGTTCTACAAAGTCAGATGAATGATGAATCTGGCTTCATGCACCGCCACGTCTACGCTTTCGGAAATGTCTTAGAATGAAGCTGTCAGCATACAAGGGGTAGTTCTTCCTGATCAGTCCCTTTATGCATTTCCAATATGAAAAGTCGACCAATGTGCCATCTTTTTGAACGATGAACAAACATCTTGAGCTTTCAAAATCCGGATGGTAACCAACCTGTCAGCCCATAAAAGGCAAAATGCATCACATAGGAATCCACCACACTTAGAATACAAATATTGTATACTTGAAAATACCACCAAATCACTCATCTATGGTGGTCACTCATCTATGATAACATATTCAGTGCAGAAGAAGAAATGAAATCTTCGCCAATAATCCAGACCCAACTGACCCTTAAAAGTTAGCTGCTATCATTTGGCAGCATATTGGCCATCATGTCACAAAACACACATACTCAATGAATTGGTATCATTTCAGGAAATTAGAAGTGTTACCATAATTATATCAGAAACATATAAACCCCCCATATCTAAAGGGAAGCAGCATTACACTCCCCTAATCCCCTCTTGCACTAGAGTGTAGAGCTATAAAGCCCCAACAGCATCCGAACTGGAGTGATAAAGAGTGAAAAGTGTAATTGTTTAGAAGGCTAAGCACTTCTCTCAGAGGTGGAGTCTGAATAGTTCTCCATTTCTAAATTTTATTCAAATGTACAGTAACAGTATCTAGAAGTATCACCCTACACCTTACTATGATGCCAGGAACGATATAAACTAGAATATCTAAATGGGGGAATTATTGGCACTCTCTAGAGTATACAACACCTCTTCGGAACTCGAATGCAGCTGTGTAAAACACTCGGAACTTCTCGAAGCAGGAGCGTGAATGTTTCTCCTAGTTCAATGATGGAGTGCCAAGATTACATGCATAGGCTACACAATAGACCTTTTGCAACATTAATACTATTATTCACACTCCAACCACAATCAAAATCATATCCATGGATTCCAACTAAGCTAAATTGATCAAACATCCATATGCATAAACAAAGCAGAGGTAATTGAATAAGTAAACATAACTATACCGTGACGTAATCAATACCGCAGCCGATTTTCTTGGCAGCCTCAGGATGAAAAGGAAGCAACCTCTCAAGAACAGTCTTCTGATGCTCAGGACTCAACCTATCCCCACTCTCGTACTTTCCAGAATGAAGAATCATCCTCACAAACCCAACCAACGGAACAGTATCTTCTAGAATCTTATCCTCCCAATCAACCCATTTCCCATCCTCTCCCTCGTCTTCCTCCGAATTCCCATCCAAGTCCTTCACCACCGGCTTCCGCAGCAGCTCCGGCCCGTCCGACTCCTGCCGCCCGGCCCCGGTCTTCAGCGCGCAGAGGCGGGCGCGGAGCAACGACGTCGTTTTGGAGAAGGATAGAGTTGCTGGACCAATCAGAGCGTGGGAGGAGGAGGTGAGGTGGTTGTGGACGAGCAGCGGTGGTTTGGAGAGAGAGGCCATGTTTGGAGTGGTAGCGGTTTGAGCTCAATTCGTTGTTCTCTCCAAGTATTGAAGACCCATCATCATCATCAAATCATCGTCAATCAGAGTCAGTTGGTTTTGGTTTGCTTACAGTGTTTTGTAGATAAAGAACTGAACGATGCGCGCTCCTGGAGAGTCTCCACCTCTGCTTCTCACTTTCGGGCCTTACACCGAAGCCCAAGGCCCAACACAAACATAACTTAAATGATGGACTCCAGTCCGCTAGGCCTACGAACCACTCAACCGCCTAGCCCGCAGGTTTTTTTAATTTTATTTGAACGAGACCCAACACAAACATAAATGGTTGATCCCTCAGCCCGCTAGGCCCACGAACCTCTGTACCGCCTAGCGGCAGCACGTGTCCGCCTAGCCCGCAGTGTTTTTTTTTTTTCTTTAAATCCGGTTCAAGAAATCAATCATCTCTCTCGGTGCTTCACAGCCCTGGCTGTTGATTCCAACCCATCACTATAATTCCGCCATTTTGTTGAATCCACAATCTCAAAAACTCAGAACAAAATCAAGACTCCCTTAGCAGCCCAAGATTGCCTGGTGAATATGTCTGATCAAACACGCTATGAACTTGGTGATCTGCGAGCCTCAAAAGGGTGTTATGGTGATCCCAAGAAGCTTCTCAGCGCTGCTATGACGAATGAGAACTGTTGCATTGATGGGTTTTTCGAGTTCGACGAGTTGGACCCTGCAAATTACATAACCTTTGTAAGTCGTCAACAGTCACTTGTATGCATTTGTTTGTTGGTCACTCCATAATTTCTCACATGTCAATTGTGATTTTCTTTACATTGAGCCCCTACCACGAATTCAAGGACTCGTCTTCTACATGTCTATTTCTGAGAGGTAAATGCAACAAGTTTTCTGATGCAGCTAAGGCTCCCATTGGATTGGCGTCTGGTATTTCATTTGAAGAGTGGATAGCTGGGGAAGACATGTTCAATATTAGCCACCAGCCAGGGCCTAAAACAAACCATTGTTTAGTCCCAGGCCCAGCTGAAGAAAAACTGGTTCTGTTGAGGGTTGACTTCTCATAAACTACTGAATAATATGCTGGATGATAGTGATGGCGTTGATTATTAGCCCGGTGACAGTTACATAACCTTCACTGCATTTTCAAACTTTGAATCTTTCTTTGGTTCCTTTCTCAAATCATTCAAGATTTCAAGGTCAATAAAACCCATGATTATATTCTGATATGATTCTCAGAAGGAATCTCAAGCTAAGAAATTAAGAAATAGTATGTCTTGGGGTCTCTTGGTTTTGCTGCTGTTGGTGAGTTCATCCCTGGCCAATGGAAGAGGGGATAACACCCAACAACACAGAGTTGCAACAATAGGAGCTGTAGTTGATTTCACTTCTCGTGTGGGAAAAGAACAGAGAATAGCCATGGATTTGGCTATCCAAGACCTTCTTCACTCGAACTGCCTTACAGTAAACTTAGACCTCAGAGATTCACAAGGCAATTCTGCTAAATCAACTTCTGCTGGTAATTTATAGTATTTTCTTTCTGAGGTTCTAGTGTTATAAACCATATTAACATTACTACTTTACTAGTTCACTACTCTTATATTTGTTAATTTTTTTTTTTTTTTCCTTTGGCAGCAATCAATCTTCTGAATGATAAAAAAGTTGAAGTCATCATTGGAACTCTAACCATGCAAGAAGCAGCTGTAGTTTCTGAGATCGAAATTCGGAAGGCAAACTTCACCATTTTATCACTTACTTCAACTGCCATAAAACCATCCCCATCCCCAGCCTCACTTCAACTGCCAAATTATCTCCAAGTAGCAAATGACATTGTTATCTATATGCAATGTTTAGCAGCCTTAGTTGGCCATTTTCAATGGAGAAAGGTGACTGCACTTTATGAACAAAACATTGACTTTTCCTCCAATTCTGGAATCATAACCCTACTCTCTGATTCACTGAAATTGGTCAACTCAGAGATTGAACACCACCAAGCTTTCCCAACCCTCTCTTCTCTCTCTGATCCAAATGCCTTGTTCGATGAAGAGCTAAAGAAGTTGAGGAGCAAGAGAAACAGAGTTTTCATAGTCACCCAATTCTCTTTGAATTCAGCTGTTTTTCTCTTTCGGAAGGCAAAGGAAATGGGGATGATGGGTAAAGGCTATGTATGGATTGTCACAGATGAGATTGCAAGTCTACTTGACTCTGTTGATGACTCTGTCAAGTACAATATGCAAGGTGTTATTGGCATTAAAACCAACTTCATAGAATCAACCAAAAATTTCGCGAAGTTCAAAACCAGATTTCGCAGACTGTATGGACTGCAATACCCTGAAGAAGAAGAGAACTCTAGTCCAAGCATCTTTGCTCTTCGAACATATGACACAATGCACGCCATTGCTCTGGCCATGAAAAATGCTGCCTCAAAATATTTGTCTCAAGAAATCGTGTCCACCGAATTCCAAGGTCTAAGTGGCATGATGCAGTTCAAGAATGGCATGCTATCCCAATCACCAACCTTTCAAATCATAAATGTGTTTGGCAGAAGCTACAGCGAGATTGCATTCTGGTCACCGCGCTTTGGTTTCTCAGATAGCATGAACAAACACCTTGATATGAAGGAGAGGACTAATCACAGTTATGTTCAAGTTTTGGGTCCAATCAACTGGCCAGGTGGCTTACAAGCACCCCCAAAGGGGTGGACTCTTGTCGATGAAGAAAGACCCTTGAAGATAGGGATTCCAGCGAGGGGTGCCTTCAATCAGTTTGTGAAAGTAACATATGACCAGAACACGAATCAAACACGCATCACAGGGTTTTCAATTGATATGTTTGAAGCAGCTGTCAAAAACCTGCCTTATCATATGCCTTATGTGTTTGTTCCCTTCAATGGCTCATATGATGAATTGGTGGAACAGGTCTACTACAAGGTACACGTTATTATTCTCGTAGAGTAATCCCAGGTCCAAAAGACATAGGTTTTGAGTCCCCTTATTGTCTAACATGGTATCAAAAATGCAACATTGAAGTGTCTTTGACACAATATGACACATATCAATCCTGTATGGCTTTAACAAGGGTTCTGTAGACATTGATATATGACAATTTTACTAATGTAAAACAGGGCTTGGATGCAGCTGTTGGTGATATAGAAGTCATAGCTTACCGGTATCATTATGTTGAGTTCTCACAACCATATATAAGCTCTGGACTTGAGATGATAGTCCCTGTAAAGTCAGATAAGCTGAAGGAAAAATGGATGTTCATGAAGGCCTTCAGCAAAACCATGTGGTTTCTCATGATCATTATACATCTATCTGTATGCTTTGTCGTCTGTTTTATTGAAAATGAGCATGGCCAAAACTTTGAATTAAAGAGAATTGGGGACATCCTGTGGTTCTCTGTCACCGTCTTATTTTTCGCGCAAAGTAAGTCTATGTGTAAGCTAGTATCTTAAGTTTTTAAAGTTGAGTGATTGTCTTAACATGCAACTATAATATGCAGGAGAACGAGTCCAGAGTAATTTGGCAAGGCTGGTATTGGCTCCATGGTTACTAGTGATTCTACTAGTAGTGGCCACTTTCACAGCGAGCCTCTCTTCCATGATGACTATCTCTCGAGTCCAGCCATCTGTGCTCGATGTGGAAACACTGAAGAAAGGAAATGGAACTGTTGGACGTAACGGCAACTCCTTTATCGTAAGGTACCTTATCGATGTTCTAGAGTTCAGACCAGAAAACATCAAGAGAATTTCCGCCATAAGTGACTACCCAAAGGCCTTTGAGAGTGGAGAAATTCAAGCAGCTTTCTTCGTTGCGCCCCATGCTAAAGTCTTCCTCGCATGTTACTGCAAGGGCTATATGAAAGCAGGTCCGATATACAAGCCTAGCGGCTTTGCATTTGTGCGTAACTCTCCCTCCTTTGTCTTTTTCTTTGAGATATTTTGTCGAACATCTGGCTAATAGTGAGTCTTTAGAAAACCAACTAGTAACTGATCATTGGGGCATTTTCCAATTGTTTGATTCAGGTTTTTCCAAAGGGGTCTCCTCTGGCCATTGACATGTCAAAGGCAATCGTAGAAGTAAACGAGAAGAAGCAAGTGGAGCTATTAGAAAGACAAATGCTCTCCTCCTTCAACTGTTCCCCTTCACTCAACTCGAACGATGGTCCAATAGGTTATGAGCCCTTTTCTGGCCTATTTCTAATCTCAGGTTTGGTTTGTGCATTTGGGCTTCTGGTTACGAGCGGGCGTAAAGCCGATAGGCTTCTACACAATATGAGCTGCATACGAGCAATACTAATCAAAACAAGAACTCTGACATGGGTTTTTCTGTACTTGAATCAGAGCTACAGACAATCTCAAAAGCATTGCTCCACAAGCTCCATTCTAGAAACTTGCTCTACAAGGAACATGAGTAGTGGTGTTATAGTGATTTAGGACTCATCTGTCAAATTGTATAAAAAAAAACTTAGGAGTAACTATTTACATGATATAGATTAAATGAAATGAATAGTTGATGAAACACTTGAGATTCAGAGAAAAAAAATGTAAGCATGTTAGTGAAGTCTCTTGTACTAAATCTGTATTGATTACAAGCACTACATTTTCAAGAAAAAGAAAGGTTTTGTTTCAGAAAATGTAATCAGATGAAACAGGTAGAAGCTATTACATAAATTGGGGAATGTTGGCACATCTAACGTTGTTTGGTCATCTTCACAAGGGCATTTCCTAGTTGACGTAGGAATAGATGAATACTCAATGGAAATGCAGTAAATGTACATAACTGCTATTACATTGTTAAGCTTTACTCAATTGAAATGGACATCAGTACTTGATACATTAAGATTGCTAGTTTTCTCTAAGAAAATGACATTAAAGTGCATTTTGGAGAAATGTACATAACTGCTATTACATTGTTAAGCTTTACTCAATTGAAATGGACATTAGTACTTGATACATTAAGATTGCTAGTTTTCTCTAAAAAAGTGACATCAAAGTGCATTTTTGAGATTATGAAACCAATTTTGGATGGGGAAAGCCATTGATGGAATTATTGAACCGGTTAAGTACAGGTTTTTGAGTTCACCAAATGATGTTACGTACAGGTTTTTGAGTTCACCAAACGATATTGGGATGGAATGGAAAAAAAAATTCTGGCAAAGACAAGAGAGTCATGTTAGATTTCCAGCCCCAATACCAAATTTATGAACCGGCCCAAAATAACAACTTGAAGGGAAAGAAACGTTCCTTGACGTAATCAATACCGTGACGTAATCAATATCGCAGCCGATTTTCTTGGCAACCTCAGGATGAAAAGGTAGCAACCTCTCAAGAACAGTCTTTTGATGCTCAGGACTCAACCTATCCCCACTCTCATACTTTCCAGAGTGAAGAATCATCCTCACAAACCCAACCAGCGGAACAGTATCTTCTAGAATCTTATCTTCCCAATCAACCCATTTCCCATCCTCTCCCTCATCTTCCTCCGAATTCCCATCCAAGTAGACCTGTAAATGGACCGGATCTGGAGCGGATCTACCTAGATCCAGATCCGGATCCGTAATAAAAATTTTGGATCCGGATCCGACCCGTTACCCGCCGGATCTTTGATAGCTAGATCCAAATCCGGATCCGGCGGGTTAACGGATACCCTACCCATTAATCCGATCCGTTTATAATTATAAATATTTTCAAATTTTAAATAATAATTTCTTAATTTTATCATAAATTTTCATAAAACACTAATAAAATATTATAACAAAATAAAGATTTACATACAAAATTGAATTACATGGTCAAAATACTCGTTAACAATAAACTAATATATTCAAAATATTAACCTCCAATGTATTTAGCAAAGAGCATAAAAAGAACATAGACATCAGTAACCTTCAACTTTATCAAATGATCATATTCAAATAATTATTATATTATTTAATATTTATCAATAATATTATATTTATAAAATGTTATTTAATTATTTTAAAACGGACCCGGGTCCTAAACGGATCGGATCAACCTCGATCCGTATCCGATCCGTTTAATAAACGGGTTACCGGATCCGGGTCCTTAACGGATCAACGAGTCTAATTTTCAATCCAAACCTGTTTAAAAACCACGGATCCGGAACGGGTCTGGATCAAGATCCGGTCCATTTACAGGTCTATATCCAAGTCCGTCACCACCGGCTTCCGCAGCAGCTCCAGCCCGTCTGCCTCCTGCCGCCCGGCCCCGGTCTTCAGCGCACATAAGCGGGTGCGGAGCAACGACGTCGTTTTGGAGAAGGATAGAGTTGCTGGACCAATCAGAGCGTGGGAAGAGGAGGTGAGGTGGTTGTGGACGAGCAGCGGTGGTTTGGAGAGAGAGGCCATGTTTGGAGTGGTAGCGATTTGAGCTCAATTCGTTGTTCTCTCCAAGTATTGAAGACCCATCATCGTCAAATCATCATCAATCAGAGTCAGTTGGTTTTGGTTTGCTTGCAGTGTTTTGTAGATAAAGAACTGAACGATGCGCGCTCGGCTAGAGAGTCTCCACCTCTGCTTCGCACTTTTGGGCCTTACACCAAAGCCAAGGCCTAACATAAACATAACTTAAATGATGGACCCTCCAGCCCGCTAGGCCTACGAACCACTCAACCGCCTAGACACAGCACGTGTCGCCTAGCCCGCAGGTTTTTTTTTTCCTTTAACTGAACGAGGCCCAACACAAACATAAATGGTTGATCCCTCAGCCCGCTTGGCCCACGAACCTCTGTACCGCCTAGCAGCAGCACGTGTCCGCCTAGCCCGCAGTTTTTTTTTGTTTTTTTTTTCTTTAAATCCCGTTCAGTTAAAAATAATAATAAGTGTAAGCTCCCAGGAATGAAATCTATTAATCTAGGGTTACCAATAAGTTCTTCAAACTTCATAACCATGCCTCCGGCGGTTTTCTCACTTCTCCCTCTCAAACTGGTCGCCGTGAAAACGAACCCCGGATCATAGATGGATCATAGATTCAAAGGAGCACTCATCGGCGAACAGTATCGTGCTGAGTCAACGATCAGAACCACAATTTACAAACAGCTCACTTGCCTGCTAAATCTTTAAAGCGATTCAGCTCCGTTTCTAAACGTTCCGGATTTCTAATCTCTGACCCAGAGTTCGGTAAAACGCACTATGAATTATCTTCCAAGTGCCAAACCCTAACTCACATGTTAGAGTTATATCTAATGTGGACTCAAGATTAACACATGAGAGTCCAACATATATAAATATCTTGTGAAATAAGTAAATGAGGTTAATAGATAATACTTAACTTGGATATTTACCTTATTAATCTGATTAGATAAATACAAGGAGTTTGAGATAACATAGAATATATGTTATAGTTATCACATAAGGTAATTGATTGGTTTATTAGAGTTGCCTTGTGAGTTGCCTTGTGTAAGCTCATTCTACGCCTGTAAGTTTTTCATACTCACTGTGAAAAGGTAATCTGGAGAATTACACAGAAGACTTCCTCTACTCTAGCTTGATGGCATTGAACATGAACAACCAAGGTTGGTGCTTCTAATTCTTATACATGTTTATATGTTCTTGTTTTGCTGAAACATGATGCAATGTGTTTATATTTATATGTGGTTTTCAGTCACAGTCGTCAGACTCCTAGTAATCGAAAAATACAACCATGAAGAAGTCACATATGCATCTTAATTTCAACCTGGAGACGCGGTCGTCCGGAAAAAACAAATCTCCGGTCAGGAGGGACAACGTTCCGTTCATGAAACCGGGACATGGTCTTAACATGTATATGGTCGGCTCATGCAAGGGTTTGGTAGCCTGTATAACTGTACGATAGGAATTGTATATACTCGTATATTTGGAACCCATTGACAAGATTTTTCAACAAATTACCTGAACCAGAAATTAGCCGCGCCGCGTACAAGGTTATCAGGGTTTTGGTTACGAAATTCTTGTGTCGAACTCTAGGTTATATATGAAATGCGACATTGCGACCCTGATCACATGGACATAACGCCATAACGGCGCTCATCTTCTCGTCGAAAGCTGGCGTGTGGAGAAAGATTGAAACCCCTCTCAAGTTCCACCCGGAGAGTTTCGACCAGGGAGTTCTTCTGAACGAGACACTCCATTGGATTTGCGATGACTATAATTCTATAAATACACCCAACAATTTGTTATTGTTGCTTTTGATTTGGCAAAGGAAGAATTCCGGAAAACGATGCTGCCTAATAATAATACTTCCAGGCAAACCTTATCGATGTTTGGTGTGGAGGAGGAGGAAGCCTGTATGTACTGGCCGTAGCGTGATTGAATCTGTTGAGTGTTGGTTATGAGAGAATATTGTGACACTGATTCATGGGCTAAGTTGTATACATTGAAGCTTGGAGATAATATTAATGCGGTTGAACCAATATCTATGGGGGTTGTGGGAATTAGTACAGTTATGATGGTAATAGAGGACATGTCTCGTTATTGGGGGAATGTGTTCAGGATTGGTCATGAAGGAGACAAGCACGACTTGTTTAAAGGGATGCCAGCAGCCAAGAATAGATTGTATATGAAGAGAGTCTGCTTGGTCCTGGTGATTAAGTTATGGATTGGAAGAGATCGAAGGCCAAGGTGGGAAGGCTGCTGAGACTGGAATATATATCCACACAAGCCCTAGAATCCCTAGATGAAGGGAGTGACTGCTCATTCTTTGCATTATTGATCTGCTGGTTAGTTTTTCCGGCCTCATTTTGGCTCTGTAATACCGGAAAATTCTACTATACCTATACCTTATGTCTTATGAAATCCTAGGCAAAGTTTCTTCAACTCCTTACCCCATCACCCCCTTGTAAGCATTTGTAACCACATATTAGTGTCATGTATGCCATACGTTAAGGTATAGTAGACAAACCCTATAATATTATGTTTCAAGACTACGTATTTGAAACCTGTTATTAATTTGTCAATTTTCTTGGTAGCAATTTTCTTGTCAATTTCTGAGAAGTAAATGTATGAACCATGAAGTTTTCTGAAGCAACTAAGGCTCCCATTTGCATTTGAAGAGTGAACATGCTAAACAATTGTGGGGAATGCTAAAAATCAAGGTTCTGATAATGAGAGCTTGAAG
The window above is part of the Fragaria vesca subsp. vesca linkage group LG2, FraVesHawaii_1.0, whole genome shotgun sequence genome. Proteins encoded here:
- the LOC101314629 gene encoding glutamate receptor 2.7-like, with the translated sequence MDLAIQDLLHSNCLTVNLDLRDSQGNSAKSTSAAINLLNDKKVEVIIGTLTMQEAAVVSEIEIRKANFTILSLTSTAIKPSPSPASLQLPNYLQVANDIVIYMQCLAALVGHFQWRKVTALYEQNIDFSSNSGIITLLSDSLKLVNSEIEHHQAFPTLSSLSDPNALFDEELKKLRSKRNRVFIVTQFSLNSAVFLFRKAKEMGMMGKGYVWIVTDEIASLLDSVDDSVKYNMQGVIGIKTNFIESTKNFAKFKTRFRRLYGLQYPEEEENSSPSIFALRTYDTMHAIALAMKNAASKYLSQEIVSTEFQGLSGMMQFKNGMLSQSPTFQIINVFGRSYSEIAFWSPRFGFSDSMNKHLDMKERTNHSYVQVLGPINWPGGLQAPPKGWTLVDEERPLKIGIPARGAFNQFVKVTYDQNTNQTRITGFSIDMFEAAVKNLPYHMPYVFVPFNGSYDELVEQVYYKGLDAAVGDIEVIAYRYHYVEFSQPYISSGLEMIVPVKSDKLKEKWMFMKAFSKTMWFLMIIIHLSVCFVVCFIENEHGQNFELKRIGDILWFSVTVLFFAQRERVQSNLARLVLAPWLLVILLVVATFTASLSSMMTISRVQPSVLDVETLKKGNGTVGRNGNSFIVRYLIDVLEFRPENIKRISAISDYPKAFESGEIQAAFFVAPHAKVFLACYCKGYMKAGPIYKPSGFAFVFPKGSPLAIDMSKAIVEVNEKKQVELLERQMLSSFNCSPSLNSNDGPIGYEPFSGLFLISGLVCAFGLLVTSGRKADRLLHNMSCIRAILIKTRTLTWVFLYLNQSYRQSQKHCSTSSILETCSTRNMSSGVIVI
- the LOC101314916 gene encoding protein DCL, chloroplastic-like, which produces MASLSKPPLLVHNHLTSSSHALIGPATLSFSKTTSLLRTRLCALKTGAGRQEADGLELLRKPVVTDLDIDLSAPDPVHLQVYLDGNSEEDEGEDGKWVDWEDKILEDTVPLVGFVRMILHSGKYESGDRLSPEHQKTVLERLLPFHPEVAKKIGCDIDYVTI
- the LOC101303084 gene encoding protein DCL, chloroplastic-like; this encodes MASLSKPPLLVHNHLTSSSHALIGPATLSFSKTTSLLRARLCALKTGAGRQESDGPELLRKPVVKDLDGNSEEDEGEDGKWVDWEDKILEDTVPLVGFVRMILHSGKYESGDRLSPEHQKTVLERLLPFHPEAAKKIGCGIDYVTVGYHPDFESSRCLFIVQKDGTLVDFSYWKCIKGLIRKNYPLYADSFILRHFRKRRRGGA